One window of the Pyxicephalus adspersus chromosome 5, UCB_Pads_2.0, whole genome shotgun sequence genome contains the following:
- the LOC140332115 gene encoding armadillo repeat-containing protein 3-like yields the protein MGKKVKKEVEAPPKDVFDPLAVETKKAETAVLMLQSPEEEILTKACDALYKFAQKGDENKLTLLGLGAVESLSKLISHEDKTVRRNAVMVCGIMAAHSELLFKQISGTNCNPLYVLHPFIIRLLLHHI from the exons atggggaaaaaagtcaagaaagaagTTGAAGCACCACCAAAAGATGTG TTTGATCCATTAGCAGTTGAAACTAAGAAGGCTGAAACAGCAGTGTTGATGCTCCAATCTCCAGAAGAAGAAATTCTCACAAAGGCCTGTGATGCATTGTATAAGTTTGCACAGAAAG GAGATGAAAATAAACTAACACTTCTAGGACTTGGTGCAGTGGAATCGTTATCTAAGCTCATCTCTCATGAAGATAAGACAGTTCGCAGGAATGCAGTCATGGTGTGCGGAATCATGGCAGCACACAGTGAGttattatttaaacagatttCTGGGACAAACTGTAATCCACTTTATGTTTTGCACCCCTTCATTATAAGACTGCTCCTACACCATATCTAA